In a genomic window of Anomalospiza imberbis isolate Cuckoo-Finch-1a 21T00152 chromosome 5, ASM3175350v1, whole genome shotgun sequence:
- the GPR22 gene encoding G-protein coupled receptor 22: MCLSPILEVNMQSESNITVRDAIDDIDTNMYQPLSYPLSFQVSLTGFLMLEIVLGLGSNLTVLVLYCMKSNLINSVSNIITMNLHVLDVIICVGCIPLTIVILLLSLESNTALICCFHEACVSFASVSTAINVFAITLDRYDISVKPANRILTMGRAVILMTSIWIISIFSFLIPFIEVNFFSLQSASTWENKTLLCVSTNEYHTELGMYYHILVQIPIFFFTVIVMLITYTKILQALNIRIGTRFTTGQKKKNRKKKTISLTTQHETTDVSHSSAGKNVVFGVRTSVSVIIALRRAVKRHRERRERQKRVFRMSLLIISTFLLCWTPISVLNTTILCLGPSDLLVKLRLCFLVMAYGTTIFHPLLYAFTRQKFQKVLKSKMKKRVVSIVEADPMPNNAVIHNSWIEPKRNKKITFEDSEVRQKCLVPQVVTD; the protein is encoded by the coding sequence ATGTGTTTGTCCCCCATTCTGGAAGTCAACATGCAGTCCGAATCTAACATTACAGTTCGAGATGCCATTGATGACATCGATACCAACATGTACCAACCACTGTCATATCCATTAAGCTTTCAAGTTTCTCTCACTGGATTTTTGATGTTAGAAATTGTTTTGGGACTTGGCAGCAACCTCACCGTGCTGGTACTTTACTGTATGAAATCCAACTTAATCAATTCTGTCAGTAACATAATTACAATGAACCTTCATGTACTTGATGTAATAATTTGTGTGGGATGTATTCCTCTAACTATAGTTATCCTTCTGCTTTCACTGGAGAGTAACACTGCTCTCATCTGCTGCTTCCATGAGGCTTGTGTCTCTTTTGCAAGCGTTTCAACTGCAATCAATGTCTTCGCTATCACGCTGGACCGATACGACATCTCTGTAAAACCTGCTAATCGAATCCTGACCATGGGAAGGGCTGTGATATTAATGACATCAATATGGAtcatttcaattttttccttcctgattCCTTTCATTGAAGTCAactttttcagtcttcaaaGTGCAAGTACTTGGGAAAATAAGACACTTCTGTGCGTGAGTACAAACGAGTACCACACCGAACTAGGAATGTACTACCATATTCTTGTTCAGATCccaatatttttcttcactgtTATAGTAATGCTAATTACATACACCAAAATACTCCAGGCCCTAAATATTCGGATTGGTACAAGATTTACAACAggacaaaagaagaaaaacagaaagaaaaaaactatttcTTTGACCACGCAGCATGAGACTACGGATGTGTCCCACAGCAGTGCAGGAAAAAATGTCGTCTTTGGCGTAAGGACTTCCGTGTCTGTCATAATTGCTCTACGCCGAGCTGTAAAACGGCATCGGGAGCGACGAGAACGGCAAAAGAGAGTCTTCAGAATGTCCCTTCTGATTATCTCAACATTCCTTCTCTGCTGGACACCCATCTCTGTTTTAAACACCACTATCTTATGTTTGGGCCCAAGTGACCTTTTGGTAAAGTTGAGATTATGTTTTCTAGTAATGGCATATGGAACAACTATATTTCACCCTCTACTTTACGCATTCACGAGGCAAAAGTTTCAGAAAGTTCTGAAAAGTAAGATGAAAAAGCGAGTTGTTTCAATAGTGGAAGCAGATCCCATGCCAAATAACGCTGTGATACACAACTCATGGATAGAGCCtaaaaggaacaaaaagatTACCTTTGAAGACAGCGAAGTAAGACAGAAATGTTTAGTACCTCAGGTTGTCACTGACTAG